DNA from Terriglobales bacterium:
ACGGAGATGGTGATGCCGGGAGACAACGTGCCGCTGACGGTCGAGCTGATCACGCCGGTGGCCATGGAGAAGGGCTTGCGCTTCGCCATCCGCGAAGGCGGACACACGGTGGGCGCCGGCACCATCTCGGAAGTGCTGGACGTAGGGAAATAGGGAACGAGGAATCAGACAGGCATGCGCGAGATCGTCACATTGCAGTGTACCGAGTGCAAGGACCGGAACTACTCGACCACTAAGAACAAGAAGACGACGCCGGACCGTCTGGAGTTTTCCAAGTTTTGCCGTAAGTGCCGCAAGCACACGCCGCACAAGGAAACGAAATGAAGAGATTGAGTCATTGAGTCATCGGGTGATTGAGTCATTGAAAATCGCGCCGTCAGTGGGTTTTTCGATCACTCAATGGCGCAATGACGCAATGGCTCGATGGATTCAGGGGCGTAAGCTCAACGGTTAAACTGCCGGTCTCCAAAACCGGACTTGGGGGTTCGAATCCCTCCGCCCCTGCCAGTTTCGAGGAGCGCGGGCCGCGGGCGAAAGCCGGCGGCAGCCCGAAGGAGAAGGCGGAATGGCGAAGTCGGCGGTCGCGGAGTTCATGGAACAGGACAGCCTAGGCGGCAGGATCAAATCGTGGCCGGAGCGCGTTCGGGGCTTTGGCACCGACGTGTACTCCGAGATGAAGAAGGTGACCTCGCCCTCTTTCAAGGAGGTGCGGGCCACCACCGTGGTGGTGCTGATCACCGTGTTCCTGTTCGGAGTGTTTTTCTTCGTGGTGGATGGAGTGGTGGGCACGGCCATGGAGCGTTTCCTGAAGTACTACGGACACTGAGGATTTTGAAGACGTGACAGGGATGAGCGACGAAACCGAAAACCAGGCAACGCCGGAGAGTACGCCGGTGGAGCAGCCGCCGGCGGAAGCCCAGGCGGCGGAAGGTGCAGGCGAAGCGGCCGAGGCGGCGGCGCCCGCGCCTCCGAAGAACCCGAACATGCGGTGGTACATCGTCCACACCTATTCCGGCTTCGAGAAGAAGGTGCGGGAATCGCTGCAATCGCGCATCCAGGCGTTCGGCCTGGAGGCGAAGATCGGCGGCGTGCTGATCCCCACCGAGCCGGTCACGGAAGTGCGCGGCGGGAAGAAGTACACCATCGAGCGCATGTTTTATCCCGGCTACGTGCTGGTGGAGATGGATTTGACCGGCTTTCGTTCGGGCGGCGAGGGGGACCACGTGTGGCACGTGGTGAAGTCCACGCCCCGGGTGACCGGCTTTGTGGGCACGGCCAATGACCCCACGCCGCTCTCCGAGGAAGAGGTCAACCAGATCGTCTACCGGGTGGCGGTGGGCAAGGACAAGCCGCGGCTCAAGGTGAAATTCGAGAAGAACGAGGCGGTCAAGATCACCGAAGGCCCCTTCGCCAGCTTCACCGGCGTGGTGGACGAGGTCAACGAGGACCGCGAGACCCTGAAGGTGATGGTCACGATTTTCGGCCGCTCCACTCCGGTGGAGTTGGAGTTCGGCCAGGTGGAAAAGACGGCGTAGGAAATTGCGTGGCGCGGCCGTCCTCGGCCGCGGAATTTTGAATTCTGAGTCAAGGAAGCACGATGGCAGTCAAAAAGGTCACAGGATCGGTGAAGTTGCAGATCGCGGCGGGCAAGGCGACCCCGGCGCCGCCGGTGGGGCCCGCGCTGGGCCAGGCGCAGGTCAACATCATGGAGTTCTGCAAGCAGTTCAACGCCAAGACCAGCGCCAAGGAGTTGGAGGGGCTGATCATCCCGGTGGTGATCACGGTGTACCACGACCGCACCTTCACCTTCATCACTAAGACGCCGCCGGCCGCGATTCTTTTGAAGCGCGCCGCGGGCGTCGCCAAAGGCTCCGGGACGCCCAACAAGGAGAAGGTGGGGAAGGTCACGGAGCAGCAGGTCGCCGAGATCGCCAAGCAGAAGATGCCGGATCTGAACGCGGCCTCGCTGGAGTCGGCCATCAAGAGCATCAAGGGCACGGCGCGTTCGATGGGGATTGACGTAGAGGCATAGGGAATCAATCACACCGACCACGGCGCCCCGGTTCATCGGGGCCGCGGTGGAAGACGAAAGTCGAAGAGGAAGCGATGACGAAAGCGGGCAAGAACATCACCAAGGCGCGGGCGGCGGTCGAGCGCAGGCCGTACCCGCTAAGTGAGGCCGTTCCGTTGCTGCAAAAGGTGAAGTACGCCAAGTTCGACGAGACGGTAGAGGTCACGATGCGTCTGGGCGTGGATCCCAAGCACGCCGACCAGATGGTGCGGGGCACCGTGGTGCTGCCGCACGGGCTGGGCAAGTCGAAGAAAGTCCTGGTCATCACCTCGGGCGAGAAGGTGAAGGAAGCCGAGGAGGCGGGCGCCGACATCGTGGGCGGCGAGGAATTGGTGGAGAAGATCCAGAAGGAAAACTGGACGGATTTCGACGCCGTGATCGCCACCCCGGACGTGATGAAGTCCGTGGGGCGGCTGGGCAAGATACTGGGGCCGAAGGGCCTGATGCCCAATCCCAAGACGGGCACGGTCACCTTCGACGTGGCCCGGGCGGTGACGGAGATCAAAGCGGGCAAGGTGGAGTTCCGCACCGACAAGACGGCGCTGGTGCACGTGCCCGTGGGCAAGATGTCGTTCGCGCCGGAGAAGCTGGTGGACAACGCCACCACGGTCATCTCCAGCGTGATCAAGGCCAAGCCGGTGGCGGCCAAGGGCAAATACATCAAGGGCGTGACGCTCTCCTCCAGCATGGGGCCGGGGATCTCGATCGACGTCGCGGCGCTGGAAGCGGCCTCCAAGGCATAGGGACGAAAGGGAACCAGATGGCAGTCACCAGGGCGAAAAAAGTCGAGCAGGCAAAGCAGCTGAACGCCGACCTGAAGAAGGTGAGCAGCCTGATCGTGGGCACCTTCAGCAAGCTGACCGTCCCGCAGGACTTCGCGCTGCGCAAGAGCGTGCGCGCGGCCGGGGCCCGCTACCGCGTGGTCAAGAACACGCTGGCGGAGCGCGCTGCCAAGGGCACCAAGGTGGAGGAGGCGCTCAAGAACCTGACGGGCGTGACGTCCATCGCCTTCACCGAAGGTGATCCCGTGGCCCTGGCCAAGGCGCTGGCCAAGTACGTCAAAGACAACCCGGAGTTCAGCTTCCGCGCCGGAGTGGTGGATGGCCGCCTGGTCTCGCAGCGCCAGATCGAGGCGCTGGCCTCCCTGCCCTCGAAGGAAGAGTTGTACTCCAAGTTGCTGTTCTTGATGCAGTCGCCGGCGCAGCGGCTGGCCACGGTGGTCAACGCTCTCGGCCGCGACGTGGCCGTGGTGCTGAACCAGGGCGTGGAGAAGAAAAAGTTCAAGGAAGCCTAGGTGGGAGGGCACGACTTGGGTCGTGCCGATACGGCTTCTTTAGGAAACCGGGGCTTTAGTCCCGGAGCAAAAATAGAACAGAGTTTAGAGGAGAACTGAAATGGCAGACTTGCAGCAGTTGGAAGAGCAGATTGTAGGGCTGTCGCTGCTGGACGCGGCGCAGCTGGTGAAGCGCCTGGAAGAGCGTTTGGGCGTCTCCGCCGCCGCCGCGGCCCCGGTGATGATGGCGGGCGCGGCTGCCGGAGCCCCGGCCGCCGAGGAGAAGACCGAGTTCGCCGTCATCCTGAAGGAAGTCGGCGCCAACAAGATCAACGTCATCAAGGCGGTCCGTGAAGTCACCAGCCTGGGCTTGAAGGAAGCCAAGGACCTGGTGGACGGCGCCCCCAAGACGGTGAAGGAAGGCGTCAACAAGGAAGAGGCGGAGAACATCAGGAAAAAGTTTACGGACGCCGGAGCCACGGTCGAAGTGAAGTGACGGCGATTTCCGCGGCGTGAGCGAGTCCCGCTTTGCGGGACGAGCGGGAGTCGCGGGCCGTCATCCTGAGCGAAGCGAAGCATCTCGCTCGGAGCGAACGATCTGGCTTCTGGCGTTACCGGCCGGCTTGCAACCGGCCTTGGAGAACTGGTTCTTACCCTGGCGCGGGAAAACACAATTCAGGCAGGGCTGAGCGTCGCCGGCGACGCCTGCGGAGAAGTCTTCGTCCGCGGGCGCCGCGGCTTGGCCTGCAATCTTACTGCGCAGCCTCAGCCGGCTGCGCCGCACACGCACTAGGAGCGATTGATGCCCAACAAAAGTATCGCCGTCCGTCACCGCTTTGATTTCTCCAAGATCCCAGCGTCCATCCAGATCCCCAACCTGATCGAGGTGCAGAAGCGTTCCTACGACCGTTTTCTGCAGATGGACCTGTTGCCCAGCGAGCGCGACGACAGCGGCCTGCAGGCGGTGTTCCAGTCCGTCTTCCCCATCACCGATTTCCGCAACGTCTCGCAGCTCGACTTTGTGGACTACGCCATCGGCAACTGGGAGTGCAAGTGCGGACACCTGAAGGGGCTGCATCACCTGCGCACCACCTGCAAGAGCTGCGGCTCCACCGTCATCACCGATCCCTTCCACCCCGGCGACGTGCTCTGTTCCAAGTGCGGCACCTATAACGCCAACACCCCCGATTTCTGCGGCAAGTGCGGCGACCCGGTCGGTCTGCAGCTCAAGTACGACGTCACCGAGTGCGAGGAGCGCGGCATGACCTACTCCGCGCCGCTCAAGGTCACCATCCGCCTCACCATCTTCGAGAAGGACCCGGAGACCGGCAACAAGTCAATCCGCGACATCAAAGAGCAGGAAGTATTCTTCGGCGACATCCCGCTGATGACCGCCAACGGCACCTTCGTCATCAACGGCACCGAGCGGGTCATCGTCTCGCAGCTCCACCGCTCTCCCGGCGTCTTTTTTGAGACCGCCAACAACCGCACCTACTTCCTGGGAAAGATTATCCCCTACCGCGGCTCGTGGGTGGAGTTCGAATACGACCAGAAGAACCTTCTGTACGTGCGCATCGACCGCAAGCGCAAGTTCCTGGGGACCATCTTCCTGCGGGCGCTGGGGCTGCGTTCGGATGAGGACATCCTGCGCACCTTCTACACCGTGGACCGCATCGCGCTGCGCAGCAAGAAGATCTACTGGACGCTCGATCCGGCCAGCGAGCTGCCCACCAACCTGGTGGGCCTGAAGCTCTCGCACCGCATCGCCGACAAGCATGGCAACGAGATCGCGCATGCCGGCCGCAAGATCACGCCCGCCATCGTGAAGGAGATGCAGAAGGCGAAGGTCACCGAGGTCGAGGTCGAGCCCGGCGATCTGGAAGGCGCCTTCACCACCGCCGACGTCGTGGATACGGCCACCGGCGAAGTGCTGTTGGAGGCCAACGCCGAGCTCACCGCCGACCGGCTGGCGCGCATTATGGATGCCGGCATCACCGAGATCCAGGTCTTCTTCCCTGAACGCGACGATGTGGGCACGGTGATCAGCGGCACCCTGCGCAAGGACTCGGTGAAGACGCCGCAGGAGGCGCTGATCGAGATCTACCGCAAGCTGCGTCCCGGCGATCCGCCGACCCTGGACACCGCCACCGCGCTCTTCCACGGCATGTTCTTCGACTCGCGCAAGTACGACTTCTCGCGCGTCGGCCGGCTGAAGTTCAACATCAAGCTCTTTGACAAGCACGACGTCACCAACCTGGACAACCGCACGCTCGAGCCCGACGATTTCTACGCCACCATCCGCTACCTGCTCAAGCTGCGCAAGAGCATCGGCTCGGTGGACGACATCGACCACCTGGGCAACCGCCGGGTGCGCGCCGTGGGCGAGCTGCTGGAGAACCAGTTCCGCATCGGCCTGGTGCGCATGGAACGCGCCATCAAGGAAAAGATGAGCGTGTATCAGGAGATGTCCACGGCCATGCCGCACGACCTGGTGAATGCCAAGCCGGTGATGGCCGCCATCCGCGAGTTCTTCGGCTCTTCGCAGCTCTCGCAGTTCATGGACCAGACCAACCCGCTCTCCGAGATCACCCACAAGCGCCGGCTCTCGGCCCTGGGGCCGGGCGGGCTCTCGCGCGAGCGCGCCGGGTTCGAGGTACGTGACGTCCATCCCACGCACTACGGGCGCATCTGCCCCATCGAGACCCCGGAAGGCCCGAACATCGGCCTGATCTCGTCGCTCTCCTGCTACGCCCGCATCAACGACTTCGGCTTCATCGAGTCGCCCTACCGCAAGGTGAAGGCCGGCAAGGTGCACGACTACGTGACCGTGGTCAACGCCGGCGACAGCGACCACAAGGTCGGCGACCACGTGGAGAAGCACGAGGTGGAGCGCCTCAACGCCGAGCTCAAGGAAGCCCGCCGCCGCCGGGTGGACTCCACGCCCTATTCCTTCTACCTCTCCGCTTGGGAGGAGGACCGGCACATCATCGCGCAGGCCAACGTGGAGCTGGACGAGCGCGGCCGCATCGTCACCGAGCTGGTGAACGCGCGCAAGGCCGGCAACTTCGTGCTGGTGGGCCGCGACGATGTGGACTACATCGACGTCAGCCCCAAGCAGCTGGTGTCGGTAGCCGCCTCGCTGGTGCCCTTTCTGGAGCACGACGACGCCAACCGCGCCCTGATGGGCGCCAACATGCAGCGCCAGTCCGTGCCTCTGCTGCGCGCCGAAGCGCCGCTGGTGGGTACGGGCATGGAAGGCGTCACGGCGCGCGACTCCGGCGCCGTGGTCCTGGCCCGCCGCAACGGCCTGGTGGATTCGGTGGACTCCGAGCGCATCATCGTGCGCGTCGAGGGTGAGCACCATCCCGGACAGCTCTCGCGCGAAGTGGGCAGCGACATCTACACCCTCACCAAGTTCAAGCGCTCCAACCAGAACACCTGCATCAACCAGAAGCCGGTGGTCAAGAAGGGCGACCGGGTGCTGAAGGGCCAGGTGATCGCCGACGGTCCCTGCACCCACCAGGGCGAGCTGGCGCTGGGACGCAACGTGCTGGTGGCCTTCATGCCCTGGCGCGGCTACAACTTCGAGGACGCCATCCTGGTCTCGGAAAAGCTGGTGCGTGAGGACTACTACACCTCCATCCACATCGAGGAGTTCGAGATCGAGTCGCGCGATACCAAGCTGGGTCCGGAGGAGATCACGCGCGACATCCCCAACGTCTCGGAGTCGGCGCTGCGCGACCTGGACGAAAGCGGCGTCATCCGCATCGGGGCCACGGTCAAGGCGGGCGACATCCTGGTGGGCAAGGTCACGCCCAAGGGCGAGACCCAGCTTACCCCCGAGGAGAAGCTGCTGCGCGCCATCTTCGGCGAGAAGGCCGGCGACGTCCGCGACGCCTCGCTCACCACCCCTCCGGGCATCGAGGGCACGATCGTGGACGTGAAGATCTTCTCCCGCAAGGGGCAGGAGAAGGACGAGCGCGCCAAGGCCATCGAGGCGGCGCAGATCGAGAAGCTGGAAAAGAACCTCTCGGACGAGATCCGCATCCTGAGCGACGAGCGGCTGAAGCGCCTGGAGCGCATCCTGGGCGGCAAGGAAGTCCAGGCCGACTTGCACGATGAGCGCACCAACAAGCGCCTGCTCACCAAGGACATGGTTCTGGACCGCGACGCCATCGAACGCATCTCCACCAAGAACCTGAAGCGCATCAAGTTCGCCGACAAGGACCCGCGGGTCAACGAGCAGATCGACGAGATCGAGGAGATGACCTCGCGGCAGATCGACGTTCTGCGCAAGATCGTGGACGAGAAGATCAGCAAGCTGAAGAAGGGCGACGAGTTGCCCCCCGGCGTCATCAAGCTGGTGAAGGTGTACATCGCCATGAAGCGCAAGCTCAGCGTGGGCGACAAAATGGCTGGGCGGCACGGCAACAAGGGCGTGATCGCGCGCATCCTGCCCGAGGAGGACATGCCCTATCTCACCGACGGCACGCCGGTCGAGATCGTGCTCAACCCGCTGGGCGTGCCCAGCCGCATGAACGTGGGCCAGATCCTGGAGACGCACCTGGGCTGGGCCGCGCATGCGCTCGGGGGCCGCATCACCGAGCTGCTGCAGAAGAACTCGCGCGCCGAGACCCTGCGCCGCGAGTTCAAGGCCATCTTCAAGGACACGGCCTTCGTGGACGGCATCGCGGCCATGGAAGACGACGAGTTGGAAGCCGTGGCCACAAGCATGAAGCACGGCGTGTACTTCTCCTCGCCGGTCTTCGACGGTTCGCGCGAAGGAGAGATCAAGTCGCTGCTGCGCGAAGCTGGCCTGCCCGAGTCGGGCAAGACCGACCTCCACGACGGCATGACCGGGGAGAAGTTCGACCTGCCGGTCACCGTCGGCTACATCTACATGCTCAAGCTTTCGCACCTGGTGGACGACAAGATCCACGCCCGCTCCATCGGTCCTTACTCGCTCATAACCCAGCAGCCGCTGGGGGGCAAGGCGCAGTTCGGAGGCCAGCGCTTCGGCGAGATGGAGGTGTGGGCGCTGGAAGCCTACGGCGCCGCCTACATCCTGCAGGAGCTGCTCACGGCCAAGTCCGACGACGTGTACGGCCGCACCAAGATCTATGAGGCCATCGTCAAAGGCGAGGCCGCCATCGAGCCCGGCGTGCCCGAGTCGTTCAACGTATTGATCCGCGAGCTGCAGTCGCTGTGTCTGGACGTGGAGCTCATCAAGACCAACGAGGGGCGCAAGAAGGAAGCTGCCGCGGCCTTGGAGTAAAGAGAAAACAGAAGTCGCAACCGGCAACTGAAGTTTGGAGGTTACCTTGTTCCGTTCGAGCCCGTACGACGTCGGTCATCTGACCGCCGACTTTGACGCTATCCGCATCAGCCTGGCCTCTCCGGAGAAGATCCGGAGTTGGTCGCATGGCGAGGTCACCAAGCCGGAGACCATCAACTACCGCACCTTCAAGCCGGAGCGCGACGGGTTGTTCTGCGCCCGCATCTTCGGCCCGGTCACCGATTGGGAGTGCCTGTGCGGCAAGTACAAGCGCATGAAGCACCGCGGCGTCATCTGCGACAAGTGCGGTGTGGAAGTCACGCTCTCCAAGGTGCGCCGCGAGCGCCTGGGGCACATCGAGCTGGCTTCGCCCTGCTCGCACGTGTGGTTCTTCAAGGGCCTGCCCTCGCGCATCGGACACCTGCTGGACATCTCCCTGCGCGACCTGGAGTCGGTGCTTTACTTCGAGGCCTACGTGGTCATCGAGACCGGCGACGCCCCGGTCAAGGAGCAGGAGATCATCAAGGAAGAGACCCGCTTCCGGGAACTCGACCAGCAGTTCCGCGCCACCGGCTTCAAGGCCATGATGGGCGCCGAGGCCATCAAGGAGCTGCTCAAGCGCGTAGAGATTCTTGAGCTCTCCGTCGAGCTTCGCGACAAGATGAAGCACGAGACCTCGCTGCAGAAGCGGCTGAAGTTCTCCAAGCGGCTCAAGGTGGTCGAAGCCTTCCGTAAGAGCGGCAACAAGCCGCAGTGGATGATCCTGGACGTCCTCCCGGTCATCCCTCCAGAGTTGCGCCCCCTGGTGCCTCTGGATGGCGGACGCTTCGCCACCAGCGACCTCAACGACCTGTACCGCCGGGTCATCAACCGCAACAACCGGCTCAAGAAGCTGATGGACCTGCACGCCCCCGAGGTCATCGTGCGCAACGAGAAGCGCATGCTGCAGGAGGCGGTGGACGCGCTGTTCGACAACGGCCGCCGTGGACGCGTCCTGCGCGGCGCCAACAACCGACCCCTCAAGTCGCTCTCTGACACCCTCAAGGGCAAGCAGGGACGATTCCGCCAGAACCTGCTGGGCAAGCGCGTGGATTACTCCGGGCGCTCGGTCATCGTAGTGGGCCCTGAACTCAAGCTCCACCAGTGCGGCCTGCCCAAGAAGATGGCGCTCGAGCTCTTTAAGCCGTTCATCTATCACCGCCTGGAGCAGACCGGCCAGTGCACCACCATCAAGCAGGCCAAGGAGATGGTGGAGCAGCAGGATCCCGTGGTCTGGGACATCCTGGAAGAGGTCATCAAGGACCATCCGGTGATGCTGAACCGCGCTCCCACCCTCCACCGCCTGGGCATCCAGGCCTTTGAGCCGGTGCTGGTGGAAGGCAAGGCCATCAAGATCCATCCCTTAGTGTGCACCGCCTTCAACGCTGATTTCGACGGTGACCAGATGGCCGTCCACATCCCGCTCTCCCCCGAGGCGCAGATCGAGGCCAGCGTGCTCATGCTCTCCTCGCACAACATCCTCTCGCCCGCCTCCGGACACCCCATCACCGTGCCCACGCAGGACATGGTGCTGGGCGTGTACTACCTCACCAAGTCCAAGCCCGGCGCCAAGGGCGAGGGACGCGCCTTCGCCAATCTGGATGAAGTGACGCTGGCTCTGGAAGCCGGCGCGGTCGAGACCCTCACCCCCATCCGCCTGCGCTACACGGGCGAGGTCATGGACCTGACCACCGCCTACGACGATCAGGACGTGCTGCACACCGAGCCGCTCAAGTTCGAGCGCCAGTACATCGCCACCACCGTGGGCCGCGTGATCCTGAACGACCACCTGCCCGAGGGCATGCCCTTCATCAACGGCCTGCTCAAGAAGAAGGGAGTCGGGCAGTTAGTGAACTACTGCTACCTGCGCTTCGGCCTGGAGACCACGGTCAAAATGCTCGACGGCGTCAAGTCGCTGGGCTTCCTCTATGCCACCAAGGCCGGGCTCTCCATCGGCATCGACGACATGGTCATTCCCCACCACAAGTACGCGCTGGTGAAGGACGCCGAGAAGCAGGTGTTCAACGTGCAGCAGCAGTACCTGGACGGCGCCATCACCGACGGCGAGCGCTACAACAAGGTCATCGAGATCTGGTCGTCCATCACCGAGAAGGTGGCGGACGAGATGTTCAGCGTGCTCCAGGAGCAGGACAAGACCGGGCACCTCAACCCCATCTACGTGATGGCCGATTCCGGCGCCCGCGGCTCCAAGCAGCAGATCCGGCAGCTCTCCGGCATGCGCGGCCTCATGGCCAAGCCCTCGGGCGAGATCATCGAGACCCCCATCACCGCTAACTTCCGCGAGGGCCTGACCGTGCTGCAGTACTTCATCTCAACCCACGGCGCGCGCAAGGGCCTGGCGGATACGGCGCTCAAGACCGCCGACTCCGGCTACCTCACTCGACGCCTGGTGGACGTGGCCCAGGACGTCATCGTCAGCGAGCAGGACTGCGGCACCGTGGACGGCATCTTCGTGGGCTCCATCGTGGAATCGGGCGAGATCATCGAGCCCCTGCGGGACCGCATCGTGGGCCGCGTCTCGCTGGAGAAGATCAAGGACTACGAAGGCGGCGTCATCGTGGACATCAACCACGAGATCACCGAGGACCTGGCCAGCGCCATTCAGGCCGCCGGCATCGAGCGGGTGAAGATCCGCTCCGTGCTCACCTGTGAGTCCAAGCGCGGCGTCTGCATCATGTGCTACGGCCGCAACCTGGCTTCGGGACGCATGGTGGAGCTGGGCGAAGCCACCGGCGTGATCGCCGCCCAGTCCATCGGCGAACCCGGCACCCAGCTCACCATGCGCACCTTCCACATCGGCGGAACTGCCTCGCGTGTCTCCGAGCAGTCGCGCCTGGAAGCCAAGAGCACCGGCATGGTGCGCTTCATCAATCCCCAGACCGTCCGCAGCAAGGAAGGCGGCCTGGTGGTGATGAACCGCAACATGTCCATCGCCTTGGTGGACGACAAGGGACGCGAGAAGGAGCGCTACGCCGTGGTCTACGGCGCCAAGCTCCGCGTCGAGGACGGCCAGGAGGTCGCCCTCGGCCAGTCCCTGGTGGAGTGGGACCCCTACACCTTCGCCATCCTCACCGAGATCGGCGGCGCGGTGCAGTTCAAGGACCTGCAGGAAGGTCTGACGCTGCACGAACAGGTGGACGAAGTCACCGGCCTCTCCCGCCACGTGGTCACCGACTCGGCCGACGAGAAGCGGCAGCCCGCGATTGTCGTCAAGGGCAAGAGCAGCAAGCGCTACCTCATGCCTTCGCGCGCCCACTTGATGGTCGCCGATAACGACACCGTGCACCCGGGCGACGTGCTGGCCAAGATTCCGCGCGAGACCACCAAGACCAAGGACATCACCGGCGGCCTGCCGCGCGTGGTGGAGCTGTTCGAGGCCCGCAAGCCGCGCGAGACCGCCATCATCAGCGAGATCGACGGCCTGGTGAAGTTCGGCGAGATCTCCAAGGGCCAGCGCAAGATCTTCGTCACCGCCGACAACGGCACGGAGAAGGAGTACCTTGTGCCCCGCGGCGTGCACGTCAACGTTCAGGAGGGCGAGCGCCTGAAAGCGGGCGAGGCGCTCATGGACGGTCCCCTCAACCCCCACGACATCCTGGCCGTGCTGGGGGAGAAGGAGCTGCAGGCCTACCTGGTCAACGAGATCCAAGAGGTCTACCGCCTGCAGGGCGTCAACATCAACGACAAGCACATCGAAGTCATCGTGCGCCAGATGATGCGCTGGGTGAAGATCGAGGATGTGGGCGACACCCAGTTCCTGCTGGAGCAGCAGCTAGACAAGTTCCGCTTCCGCGAGGAGAACGAGAAGGTGATCATGAACGGCGGCAAGCCGGCCACCGGACGCCCCCTGCTGCTGGGCATCACCAAGGCCTCGCTCTCCACCGACTCGTTCATCTCCGCCGCCTCCTTCCAGGAGACCACGCGCGTGCTCACCGAAGCCTCCATCCAGGGCTCGGTCGACCACCTGCGCGGCCTCAAAGAGAACGTCATCATGGGACGCCTGATCCCCGCCGGCACCGGCATGGAGTACTACCGCAACGTGCGGCTGGCGCCCGAGTTGGAAGAGGCCGCCGCCAAGGTGCAGGAGGAGGTCTCCGCCGCCTACGAGGAGGCCGAGCGCCAACTCGAGCTCATGCGCCAGGAAGGCGAGAGCGAGGGCGAGAGCGAGGAAGTCGTCGCCGAGTGATGCCTGGGTTCGGACTGTGGGAGCACGGTCTCTCCGTCCGTGCATCCCTCCGAAAGGAGCGATAACAGCGCATGTCGCCCCTGCTCCGCTTCGCCTCGCTGCTGCGGCGCGCCTGCTGGCGCGCCTTCGAGGACGACTGCTTCGCCCTGGCCAAGGCCGGCGCCTACTCCTCCGTCCTCACTCT
Protein-coding regions in this window:
- the rpoC gene encoding DNA-directed RNA polymerase subunit beta'; amino-acid sequence: MFRSSPYDVGHLTADFDAIRISLASPEKIRSWSHGEVTKPETINYRTFKPERDGLFCARIFGPVTDWECLCGKYKRMKHRGVICDKCGVEVTLSKVRRERLGHIELASPCSHVWFFKGLPSRIGHLLDISLRDLESVLYFEAYVVIETGDAPVKEQEIIKEETRFRELDQQFRATGFKAMMGAEAIKELLKRVEILELSVELRDKMKHETSLQKRLKFSKRLKVVEAFRKSGNKPQWMILDVLPVIPPELRPLVPLDGGRFATSDLNDLYRRVINRNNRLKKLMDLHAPEVIVRNEKRMLQEAVDALFDNGRRGRVLRGANNRPLKSLSDTLKGKQGRFRQNLLGKRVDYSGRSVIVVGPELKLHQCGLPKKMALELFKPFIYHRLEQTGQCTTIKQAKEMVEQQDPVVWDILEEVIKDHPVMLNRAPTLHRLGIQAFEPVLVEGKAIKIHPLVCTAFNADFDGDQMAVHIPLSPEAQIEASVLMLSSHNILSPASGHPITVPTQDMVLGVYYLTKSKPGAKGEGRAFANLDEVTLALEAGAVETLTPIRLRYTGEVMDLTTAYDDQDVLHTEPLKFERQYIATTVGRVILNDHLPEGMPFINGLLKKKGVGQLVNYCYLRFGLETTVKMLDGVKSLGFLYATKAGLSIGIDDMVIPHHKYALVKDAEKQVFNVQQQYLDGAITDGERYNKVIEIWSSITEKVADEMFSVLQEQDKTGHLNPIYVMADSGARGSKQQIRQLSGMRGLMAKPSGEIIETPITANFREGLTVLQYFISTHGARKGLADTALKTADSGYLTRRLVDVAQDVIVSEQDCGTVDGIFVGSIVESGEIIEPLRDRIVGRVSLEKIKDYEGGVIVDINHEITEDLASAIQAAGIERVKIRSVLTCESKRGVCIMCYGRNLASGRMVELGEATGVIAAQSIGEPGTQLTMRTFHIGGTASRVSEQSRLEAKSTGMVRFINPQTVRSKEGGLVVMNRNMSIALVDDKGREKERYAVVYGAKLRVEDGQEVALGQSLVEWDPYTFAILTEIGGAVQFKDLQEGLTLHEQVDEVTGLSRHVVTDSADEKRQPAIVVKGKSSKRYLMPSRAHLMVADNDTVHPGDVLAKIPRETTKTKDITGGLPRVVELFEARKPRETAIISEIDGLVKFGEISKGQRKIFVTADNGTEKEYLVPRGVHVNVQEGERLKAGEALMDGPLNPHDILAVLGEKELQAYLVNEIQEVYRLQGVNINDKHIEVIVRQMMRWVKIEDVGDTQFLLEQQLDKFRFREENEKVIMNGGKPATGRPLLLGITKASLSTDSFISAASFQETTRVLTEASIQGSVDHLRGLKENVIMGRLIPAGTGMEYYRNVRLAPELEEAAAKVQEEVSAAYEEAERQLELMRQEGESEGESEEVVAE
- the rpoB gene encoding DNA-directed RNA polymerase subunit beta translates to MPNKSIAVRHRFDFSKIPASIQIPNLIEVQKRSYDRFLQMDLLPSERDDSGLQAVFQSVFPITDFRNVSQLDFVDYAIGNWECKCGHLKGLHHLRTTCKSCGSTVITDPFHPGDVLCSKCGTYNANTPDFCGKCGDPVGLQLKYDVTECEERGMTYSAPLKVTIRLTIFEKDPETGNKSIRDIKEQEVFFGDIPLMTANGTFVINGTERVIVSQLHRSPGVFFETANNRTYFLGKIIPYRGSWVEFEYDQKNLLYVRIDRKRKFLGTIFLRALGLRSDEDILRTFYTVDRIALRSKKIYWTLDPASELPTNLVGLKLSHRIADKHGNEIAHAGRKITPAIVKEMQKAKVTEVEVEPGDLEGAFTTADVVDTATGEVLLEANAELTADRLARIMDAGITEIQVFFPERDDVGTVISGTLRKDSVKTPQEALIEIYRKLRPGDPPTLDTATALFHGMFFDSRKYDFSRVGRLKFNIKLFDKHDVTNLDNRTLEPDDFYATIRYLLKLRKSIGSVDDIDHLGNRRVRAVGELLENQFRIGLVRMERAIKEKMSVYQEMSTAMPHDLVNAKPVMAAIREFFGSSQLSQFMDQTNPLSEITHKRRLSALGPGGLSRERAGFEVRDVHPTHYGRICPIETPEGPNIGLISSLSCYARINDFGFIESPYRKVKAGKVHDYVTVVNAGDSDHKVGDHVEKHEVERLNAELKEARRRRVDSTPYSFYLSAWEEDRHIIAQANVELDERGRIVTELVNARKAGNFVLVGRDDVDYIDVSPKQLVSVAASLVPFLEHDDANRALMGANMQRQSVPLLRAEAPLVGTGMEGVTARDSGAVVLARRNGLVDSVDSERIIVRVEGEHHPGQLSREVGSDIYTLTKFKRSNQNTCINQKPVVKKGDRVLKGQVIADGPCTHQGELALGRNVLVAFMPWRGYNFEDAILVSEKLVREDYYTSIHIEEFEIESRDTKLGPEEITRDIPNVSESALRDLDESGVIRIGATVKAGDILVGKVTPKGETQLTPEEKLLRAIFGEKAGDVRDASLTTPPGIEGTIVDVKIFSRKGQEKDERAKAIEAAQIEKLEKNLSDEIRILSDERLKRLERILGGKEVQADLHDERTNKRLLTKDMVLDRDAIERISTKNLKRIKFADKDPRVNEQIDEIEEMTSRQIDVLRKIVDEKISKLKKGDELPPGVIKLVKVYIAMKRKLSVGDKMAGRHGNKGVIARILPEEDMPYLTDGTPVEIVLNPLGVPSRMNVGQILETHLGWAAHALGGRITELLQKNSRAETLRREFKAIFKDTAFVDGIAAMEDDELEAVATSMKHGVYFSSPVFDGSREGEIKSLLREAGLPESGKTDLHDGMTGEKFDLPVTVGYIYMLKLSHLVDDKIHARSIGPYSLITQQPLGGKAQFGGQRFGEMEVWALEAYGAAYILQELLTAKSDDVYGRTKIYEAIVKGEAAIEPGVPESFNVLIRELQSLCLDVELIKTNEGRKKEAAAALE